From Candidatus Micropelagos thuwalensis, the proteins below share one genomic window:
- a CDS encoding outer membrane protein assembly factor BamE: MTGIITDKKSTLTTYLSKSLRLGAVAITASLVFGQISCAPIVSNVGYVFDEETLNQVTVGSSNKEMVRSIMGSPSTIAPVDGAAYYYIASRIETNAYKKPEITDRKIVVIYFDDNDIVNDIGGYGLEDGNIVAFVERVTATRGKELSLLAQLFGNLGRFNSGNPNALPSN; encoded by the coding sequence ATGACCGGAATAATCACGGATAAAAAAAGTACCCTGACAACATATCTAAGTAAATCTTTACGCTTGGGGGCTGTGGCCATTACCGCCTCTTTAGTCTTCGGTCAAATTTCATGCGCACCAATTGTTTCCAATGTTGGCTATGTATTCGATGAGGAAACCCTTAATCAGGTCACCGTCGGATCTTCCAACAAGGAAATGGTTCGCAGCATAATGGGGTCGCCCTCAACCATCGCTCCTGTAGATGGCGCAGCCTACTATTATATTGCGAGCCGCATTGAAACCAACGCATACAAAAAGCCTGAAATAACTGATCGAAAGATTGTTGTTATCTATTTTGACGATAATGATATTGTCAATGATATTGGCGGTTACGGACTTGAGGATGGCAACATTGTCGCCTTTGTAGAACGTGTAACCGCAACCAGAGGTAAGGAGTTGAGCCTTCTTGCCCAACTGTTTGGCAACCTCGGACGCTTTAATTCTGGCAACCCAAACGCACTTCCCAGTAATTAA